In the genome of Candidatus Moraniibacteriota bacterium, one region contains:
- the miaA gene encoding tRNA (adenosine(37)-N6)-dimethylallyltransferase MiaA, protein MSTLKSSKLVVILGPTSSGKSALAIDAAKQWNGEVISTDSRQVYRGMDIGSGKVTKKEQRIVPHHLLDVADPNDDYNISHFLRDARTAIGDIASRDKLPIVCGGTGFWIQALIENQALPDTPPNSSLRMELSRKTPEELFEILQELDSARAETIDRKNPRRLIRAIEIAKDKNQESSIKNQKEDPIPKNARPFNHKAIQPYTIALCPPKDILDARIRARLEARFSQGMIAEVESLHTNGVSWERLDSFGLEYRWISRFLRGMVDEAGMKERLFFDSVHYAKRQMTWIRRWKRLGAPLTVVKTATEAAQKINTYLEEKRTV, encoded by the coding sequence ATGTCAACATTAAAATCATCGAAGCTCGTCGTCATCCTCGGGCCGACTTCGTCGGGAAAGTCGGCGCTGGCGATTGATGCGGCAAAGCAATGGAACGGCGAAGTCATCTCCACCGACAGTCGGCAAGTGTATCGCGGTATGGATATCGGAAGTGGCAAGGTTACCAAGAAAGAGCAGCGGATCGTTCCACATCACCTCCTTGACGTTGCCGACCCAAATGACGACTACAATATTTCGCATTTCCTCCGCGATGCGCGCACGGCAATCGGAGACATTGCAAGTCGAGACAAACTCCCCATCGTCTGTGGCGGCACGGGGTTTTGGATTCAGGCGCTCATCGAAAATCAAGCGCTCCCCGATACCCCGCCCAACTCGTCACTGCGCATGGAACTTTCGCGGAAAACTCCCGAGGAACTCTTCGAGATACTTCAAGAACTCGATTCGGCGCGCGCCGAGACAATCGACCGAAAAAACCCCAGACGATTGATCCGCGCCATAGAAATAGCGAAAGACAAAAATCAAGAATCAAGCATTAAGAATCAGAAAGAAGATCCAATTCCAAAAAACGCCCGACCATTCAACCATAAAGCAATTCAACCATATACCATCGCTCTCTGCCCACCGAAAGATATCCTTGATGCGCGAATACGCGCCCGGCTCGAGGCACGATTCAGTCAAGGCATGATTGCAGAAGTCGAATCACTCCACACAAATGGCGTCTCATGGGAACGTCTCGACAGTTTCGGACTCGAATACCGGTGGATATCGCGATTCCTCCGAGGAATGGTCGACGAAGCGGGGATGAAAGAACGCCTCTTCTTCGACAGTGTTCACTATGCCAAACGCCAAATGACATGGATCCGCCGATGGAAAAGACTCGGCGCGCCACTCACAGTTGTCAAGACAGCAACAGAAGCCGCCCAGAAAATCAACACGTACCTCGAGGAGAAGCGCACTGTTTGA